In a single window of the Govania unica genome:
- a CDS encoding hydantoinase B/oxoprolinase family protein → MSRELTSKNNDIRVFDPITMEVFSNRLLTITEEMGNTLIRASFSPNIKERKDCSVALFDYMGRLISQAAHIPMHLGSLAGGVEALLRQYEIEDISDGDAFMCNDPYLAGGTHAPDITIVTPIFCDGNLRFFAANIGHHSDVGGSAPGSVSPTAGTVFEEGLRIPLVRVARNNVPEPDILAFVSSNSREPEDRIVDLKVQIAANERGKRLVHQLVAQLGLDAVEQSIEDILLYTERRLRGRINGIANGSGSFTTYMDDDGLGGEPVPITATVTVEDDSLVVDFEGSGRQSRGGYNMPESAMRACVYYVVKTLLDPDLIANEGMFGAIELKMPQGTITNPNFPAAVGMRAATAQRVAGAVIGAFAPLLPAERLMASGNDAMPAIVMSGQSRRRNGTYVYVETIGGGSGALYTEDGMDGTHVHITNSSNLPAEALENEYPLLVEEYALVPDSGGYGQYRGGLGIARQIRALDDGTFCYASTEGTVVPAAALLGGGTGGLGSITRDVGSAQERRIPANQPGRVLQAGESIRVETPGGGGVGVPGSRAVSALATDFLGGKLSAQAILDHYGAAQLEEVKRLLPDWAKDV, encoded by the coding sequence ATGTCCCGTGAGCTTACTTCGAAAAACAATGATATCCGGGTTTTCGACCCCATCACCATGGAAGTCTTTTCCAATCGTCTGCTGACCATCACCGAGGAGATGGGCAATACTCTGATCAGAGCCTCCTTCTCTCCCAATATCAAAGAGCGTAAAGATTGCTCCGTGGCGCTGTTCGATTATATGGGCCGGCTGATTTCTCAGGCCGCGCATATTCCCATGCATCTCGGTTCTCTGGCCGGTGGTGTCGAGGCTTTGCTGCGGCAGTACGAAATTGAAGATATCTCGGATGGCGATGCCTTTATGTGCAATGATCCTTATCTGGCGGGTGGCACCCATGCGCCGGATATCACCATTGTCACGCCGATTTTCTGCGATGGAAACCTGCGCTTTTTTGCCGCCAATATCGGCCATCATTCAGATGTGGGCGGGTCAGCACCGGGCTCTGTCTCTCCTACTGCCGGTACGGTGTTTGAAGAAGGCTTGCGAATTCCCCTCGTGCGCGTGGCCCGCAATAATGTTCCCGAGCCGGATATTCTGGCCTTTGTCTCGAGCAACAGTCGCGAACCCGAAGACCGCATCGTCGATCTGAAAGTCCAGATCGCTGCCAATGAACGCGGCAAGCGTCTTGTCCATCAGCTGGTGGCGCAACTCGGGCTCGATGCGGTGGAACAATCTATCGAAGATATTCTGCTCTATACGGAACGCCGGTTGCGCGGCCGTATCAATGGTATCGCCAATGGTTCCGGCAGTTTTACAACCTATATGGATGACGACGGTTTGGGTGGCGAGCCGGTGCCGATTACCGCCACGGTCACGGTGGAAGACGACAGTCTTGTGGTTGATTTTGAAGGTTCGGGGCGACAGTCCCGGGGTGGCTATAATATGCCTGAAAGCGCCATGCGGGCCTGCGTTTATTACGTGGTGAAAACTCTGCTGGATCCGGATCTTATTGCCAATGAAGGCATGTTCGGGGCCATTGAATTGAAAATGCCGCAAGGCACTATCACCAATCCAAACTTCCCCGCGGCCGTCGGCATGCGTGCAGCCACGGCTCAGCGTGTGGCCGGTGCGGTGATCGGGGCGTTCGCCCCTTTGCTGCCCGCTGAACGTCTGATGGCTTCGGGCAATGATGCCATGCCGGCTATTGTCATGTCCGGTCAGTCCCGCCGCCGCAATGGGACTTATGTCTATGTAGAGACCATCGGCGGCGGGTCTGGCGCTCTTTATACAGAAGACGGCATGGACGGCACTCACGTGCATATCACGAATTCCTCCAATCTCCCGGCAGAAGCTTTGGAAAATGAATATCCTCTGCTGGTGGAAGAATATGCCCTGGTGCCGGATAGCGGCGGCTATGGCCAGTATCGCGGCGGCCTTGGTATCGCACGACAGATCCGGGCTCTGGATGACGGCACCTTCTGCTATGCCTCGACCGAAGGGACGGTGGTTCCGGCGGCGGCTTTGCTGGGCGGCGGGACTGGCGGTCTTGGCAGCATCACCCGGGACGTGGGCAGCGCGCAGGAACGGCGCATCCCGGCCAATCAGCCCGGCAGGGTCCTGCAAGCCGGGGAGTCGATCCGGGTGGAAACACCCGGCGGTGGCGGCGTGGGTGTGCCTGGAAGCCGCGCGGTCTCGGCCCTTGCCACAGACTTTCTTGGCGGCAAACTATCCGCTCAGGCCATCCTCGACCATTACGGCGCGGCCCAGTTGGAGGAAGTGAAACGCCTGCTCCCGGATTGGGCCAAAGACGTTTAG
- the sseA gene encoding 3-mercaptopyruvate sulfurtransferase translates to MDAVVSAEWLADNLHNPQLSVLDASWHMPGAGRDAQAEFDQAHIPGARFFDIDAVSDQDNPLPHMLPTAAQFAASIGALGISNDSMVVVYDSHGLMSAARVWWMLRVFGHPAVAVLDGGLRRWRDLGLPTEPGTAAPASAIFTAGFETDLIRSRREMLDILATAREQVIDARSAGRFSGADPEPRAGLRRGHMRGSLNLPFGALLDPASGMLHSVPDIARAFEAAGLDLTRPVVAFCGSGITACVLALGLAVLGKTEVAVYDGAWAEWGADPELPVASV, encoded by the coding sequence ATGGACGCTGTAGTGAGCGCCGAATGGCTCGCGGACAATCTGCATAACCCGCAGCTGTCCGTGTTGGATGCCAGCTGGCATATGCCCGGCGCGGGTCGGGATGCGCAAGCGGAATTTGATCAGGCCCATATTCCCGGCGCGCGGTTTTTCGATATCGACGCCGTCAGCGATCAGGACAATCCCTTACCCCATATGCTGCCAACCGCAGCGCAGTTCGCGGCCAGCATTGGGGCCCTGGGGATCAGCAATGACAGCATGGTGGTGGTCTATGACAGCCACGGCCTGATGTCTGCCGCCCGGGTATGGTGGATGCTGCGGGTGTTCGGCCATCCTGCGGTTGCAGTGCTGGACGGGGGGCTGCGCCGTTGGCGTGATTTGGGCCTGCCGACGGAACCCGGTACGGCGGCTCCCGCCAGCGCAATATTCACAGCCGGGTTTGAGACTGATCTGATCCGCAGTCGCCGTGAGATGCTGGATATTCTCGCAACAGCGCGGGAACAGGTTATCGACGCCCGCTCCGCCGGGCGCTTTTCCGGTGCCGATCCGGAACCCCGCGCCGGGTTGCGCCGGGGCCATATGCGGGGGTCTTTGAACCTGCCCTTTGGTGCGCTGCTGGATCCTGCAAGCGGGATGCTTCACTCTGTCCCTGATATCGCACGGGCCTTTGAAGCGGCGGGCCTTGATCTCACCCGACCTGTTGTGGCCTTCTGTGGCAGCGGCATCACTGCCTGCGTTCTGGCGCTCGGGCTCGCTGTGCTGGGCAAAACAGAGGTGGCGGTCTATGACGGCGCTTGGGCCGAATGGGGCGCGGATCCGGAACTGCCGGTCGCTTCTGTGTAG
- a CDS encoding RraA family protein codes for MLPERKIYVVNDMPPQITEAQRQALLALDTGTIGHHLESGFMDPGILPRSPGAKIAGTAVTVRITVPDSIMAHYALKFTRPGDILIIDRGQDQRVTGWGAATIYAAAATGIAGVIIDGSANDISDAHKAGLPIWSRNISPVTTKYRGLGGEMNIPVSCGGVAVNPGDAILADENGIVIISPSELDEVIKAGQDWLDAENAFLETLRQNPGLCYPDVTGASKIVEDSLRAQALKS; via the coding sequence ATGTTGCCGGAACGAAAAATCTATGTGGTGAACGATATGCCGCCACAAATAACTGAGGCTCAAAGACAAGCCCTGCTCGCCCTCGATACCGGGACCATTGGCCATCATCTGGAATCCGGCTTTATGGATCCCGGCATCCTGCCGCGCTCCCCGGGTGCGAAAATCGCCGGGACAGCGGTGACAGTGCGCATCACGGTGCCGGATTCCATCATGGCCCATTACGCGCTTAAATTCACGCGGCCCGGGGATATTCTGATCATCGACCGGGGCCAGGATCAACGCGTCACCGGCTGGGGGGCGGCGACCATCTATGCGGCGGCAGCCACCGGTATTGCAGGGGTGATCATCGATGGCTCAGCCAATGATATCTCGGACGCTCATAAAGCCGGTCTGCCGATCTGGTCCCGCAACATCAGTCCGGTGACGACGAAATATCGCGGCCTCGGCGGTGAGATGAATATTCCCGTCAGCTGCGGCGGCGTGGCCGTCAATCCGGGCGACGCCATTCTAGCCGACGAAAATGGCATCGTCATCATCAGCCCAAGCGAACTCGATGAAGTGATCAAGGCCGGACAGGACTGGCTGGATGCTGAGAACGCTTTTCTCGAAACCCTGCGCCAGAACCCGGGGCTATGTTACCCGGATGTGACCGGGGCTTCCAAAATTGTCGAAGACAGCTTGCGGGCCCAAGCGCTAAAATCATAA
- a CDS encoding TonB-dependent receptor, protein MTISDRAAGLVKHGLFGLTSAAALLLLQPGSQAFAQSSGFQMEEIMVTARKRVESLQDVPISVSTFSSAQLDRLSATSLKDVKNFVPGLYYSDRSALQTDITIRGVGGDSRNIGIESGTGLYVDGVYAGRTSAYNMDLADVAQIEILRGPQGTLFGKNTMGGVINIVTRKPTEVLSGNAEISYGNYNAIRFKGSVSGPLTDKLLAKATVATWDRDGYLHNLFDDSKLQSEKRRSGMLQFQLKPSDALEINLSGDYTHDDQNAVLNQLGSAAAFGAGYYNPNRFEVNTNRRNSIERDMYGFALSANYTLGSGHTLTSISSFRHVDITVYSDIDQVPVDVFHSGPFTDNFKQYTQELRISSPGQQFIDYLVGLYYYKQDASASRNIYASGNPIFFTRGPLDTTSFAGFANVTANFTPKLAVTAGVRATYEKKEGSYQQTSPTPAFNKNFPDLRISSTEPSWTLSANYRWVEEVSTFLSVSRGFKSGGFNVDPLATPAPLTNKDITFDSEFVTSYEAGLKSELLGGKLRLSASVFYSEYKDRQVPQFETIGGIPTVITRNAGASEVKGFEVEFTAVPNQWLLVFGGLGYLDGKYTEFAGATTSGQNFTGHITEKTPKWSANIGVDMRVPVGPGELSLSPQLAYVGKTYLQPDNLPFNIEHGYTLVNVRLGYEFQDGQYGIFAWGKNLTNATYKEFTRQFSGSDQVLFGEPRTYGVQLNAKF, encoded by the coding sequence ATGACCATAAGCGATCGGGCCGCAGGGCTTGTAAAACACGGCCTGTTCGGGCTGACCAGCGCGGCGGCCCTGTTGCTGCTCCAGCCGGGCTCTCAGGCCTTTGCCCAAAGCTCCGGCTTCCAGATGGAAGAAATTATGGTCACCGCCCGGAAACGCGTGGAAAGCCTGCAGGACGTGCCGATTTCGGTCAGTACTTTTTCCTCGGCCCAGCTCGACCGGTTGTCAGCCACCAGTCTGAAGGATGTCAAAAACTTCGTGCCGGGGCTGTATTATTCCGACCGCAGTGCTTTGCAAACGGATATCACCATTCGCGGGGTCGGTGGCGATTCCCGCAATATCGGTATTGAAAGCGGCACCGGGCTTTATGTGGATGGCGTCTATGCCGGGCGCACCAGTGCTTATAATATGGATCTGGCCGATGTGGCCCAGATCGAAATTCTACGTGGTCCTCAGGGCACCTTGTTTGGCAAGAACACCATGGGGGGTGTGATTAATATCGTCACCCGCAAACCAACCGAGGTGCTGAGCGGCAATGCTGAGATCAGTTACGGAAACTATAACGCCATCCGTTTCAAAGGCTCGGTGAGCGGCCCCTTGACCGATAAATTGCTGGCCAAGGCGACGGTCGCCACCTGGGACCGCGATGGCTATTTACATAACCTGTTTGATGACTCGAAACTGCAATCGGAAAAGCGTCGGTCTGGTATGCTCCAATTCCAGCTGAAGCCCAGTGACGCTTTGGAAATCAATCTGAGCGGCGACTATACCCATGACGATCAGAATGCTGTCCTCAATCAGCTCGGCTCTGCTGCGGCGTTCGGCGCCGGCTATTATAATCCGAACCGCTTCGAAGTGAACACCAACCGGCGTAATTCTATTGAGCGCGATATGTATGGCTTTGCCTTGTCGGCGAATTACACGCTCGGCTCCGGTCATACCCTGACCTCGATCAGTTCCTTCCGCCATGTGGATATCACGGTCTATAGCGATATCGATCAGGTGCCGGTGGATGTTTTCCATTCGGGACCGTTTACCGATAACTTCAAACAATATACTCAGGAGTTGCGCATTTCTTCTCCCGGGCAACAGTTTATCGATTATCTGGTCGGGCTTTATTATTACAAGCAAGACGCCTCGGCGAGCCGGAATATTTATGCCAGCGGCAATCCGATCTTCTTCACCCGGGGGCCGCTTGATACCACGTCCTTTGCCGGCTTCGCCAATGTGACCGCCAATTTCACGCCAAAGCTTGCGGTCACTGCCGGTGTGCGGGCGACCTACGAAAAGAAAGAAGGCAGTTACCAGCAGACCAGTCCGACCCCGGCGTTTAACAAGAACTTCCCCGATCTGCGTATTTCCTCGACCGAGCCATCCTGGACCCTGTCCGCCAATTATCGCTGGGTGGAGGAGGTTTCTACCTTTCTGTCGGTCAGCCGTGGTTTCAAATCCGGCGGCTTTAACGTCGATCCGCTGGCCACGCCTGCACCTTTGACCAACAAAGACATCACCTTTGATTCCGAATTTGTGACCTCTTACGAAGCTGGTCTCAAGTCCGAACTTCTGGGCGGCAAGCTGCGCCTCAGCGCTTCGGTATTCTATTCAGAATATAAAGATCGTCAGGTCCCGCAATTCGAAACCATCGGCGGCATCCCGACGGTGATCACCCGCAACGCCGGCGCGTCCGAAGTCAAAGGTTTCGAGGTTGAATTCACGGCAGTCCCGAACCAGTGGCTGTTGGTCTTCGGCGGTCTTGGCTATCTCGACGGCAAATATACCGAGTTCGCCGGGGCGACCACTAGCGGCCAAAATTTCACCGGGCATATCACCGAAAAAACCCCGAAATGGAGCGCCAATATCGGTGTGGATATGCGCGTGCCTGTCGGCCCGGGGGAGCTCAGCTTGTCGCCGCAGCTCGCCTATGTGGGGAAGACTTACTTGCAACCGGATAACCTGCCATTTAACATCGAGCATGGCTATACGCTGGTCAATGTTCGTCTCGGTTATGAATTTCAGGATGGACAATACGGCATATTCGCCTGGGGCAAGAACCTGACCAATGCGACCTATAAAGAATTCACGCGCCAGTTCTCGGGCAGCGATCAGGTGCTGTTTGGCGAACCGCGGACTTATGGGGTCCAGCTGAACGCCAAATTCTGA
- a CDS encoding serine hydrolase domain-containing protein: MTIARSLWGISLAAMVVAGSAAAQTPEPVPAPATSAAPATPPRGEVVFTPDAKRAYDYRNGDQRRAISSSRQVRHGSALWALPAGTPVDVSYDYKGVTSDIEGFMARNTAVGMIAIKGGRVVLERYRLGNRAETQWSVQSDSKSVTSTLVGAAIRDGAIHSVTDLVTRYIPELAGSAYDGVTVRDLLQMSSGIDLHDDYVNPESDYAKLQKAYTDSDPKAVVKFLATLRRAAPPGTKFSYSGSDTYLLGLIVRRTTGKSLAAYLSEKIWAPAGMEFDATWALDAGGQELAAGGLRVTLRDMARFGLIALAEGKVKGKKIVPDDWFANATRVAAGDRLAPGVLQGYEPMGYGYQWWTMPCGGGSNPIGGNGAFAAMGVFGQQVFIMPKEDMVVVIQSAWEKPMELDRVNDSCALVSTLIQKLRH, translated from the coding sequence ATGACGATCGCTCGATCGCTTTGGGGTATCAGTTTAGCGGCCATGGTTGTGGCGGGCAGTGCTGCCGCCCAGACGCCGGAACCTGTTCCGGCTCCGGCTACTTCGGCAGCTCCGGCGACTCCGCCGCGCGGGGAAGTCGTGTTCACGCCCGATGCCAAGCGCGCCTACGACTACCGCAACGGAGATCAGCGGCGGGCCATCAGCTCGTCACGTCAGGTCCGTCACGGCTCTGCCTTGTGGGCGCTGCCGGCAGGGACGCCGGTCGATGTTTCCTATGACTATAAAGGCGTGACCTCCGATATCGAAGGCTTCATGGCGCGCAACACGGCCGTCGGCATGATCGCGATCAAGGGCGGCCGTGTCGTGCTCGAACGCTACCGTCTTGGCAATCGCGCCGAGACGCAATGGTCGGTCCAATCTGACTCGAAATCGGTCACCTCAACACTGGTCGGCGCCGCGATCCGCGATGGCGCGATCCATTCGGTCACTGACCTGGTGACGCGCTATATCCCGGAACTCGCAGGCAGTGCCTATGATGGTGTGACGGTCCGCGACTTGTTGCAGATGAGCTCGGGCATTGATCTGCATGATGATTATGTCAATCCCGAGTCCGACTATGCCAAGTTGCAGAAAGCCTATACCGATTCCGATCCGAAAGCGGTGGTCAAATTCCTCGCGACGCTGCGTCGCGCGGCCCCTCCTGGAACGAAATTCAGCTATAGCGGCTCGGACACCTATCTCCTCGGGTTGATCGTCCGGCGGACGACGGGCAAGTCTCTGGCGGCCTATCTGAGCGAAAAGATATGGGCACCGGCCGGGATGGAATTTGACGCAACATGGGCGCTCGATGCCGGTGGACAAGAACTGGCGGCAGGCGGTCTTCGTGTCACGTTGCGTGACATGGCCCGGTTCGGCCTGATCGCACTCGCCGAAGGCAAGGTGAAGGGCAAGAAGATCGTGCCCGATGACTGGTTTGCGAATGCAACGCGGGTGGCAGCCGGCGATCGGTTGGCTCCAGGCGTGCTCCAAGGCTACGAGCCCATGGGCTATGGCTATCAATGGTGGACGATGCCGTGCGGGGGCGGCAGCAATCCGATCGGCGGCAATGGTGCGTTCGCGGCGATGGGCGTGTTCGGCCAGCAAGTCTTTATCATGCCGAAGGAAGACATGGTTGTCGTCATCCAGAGCGCATGGGAAAAACCCATGGAATTGGATCGCGTGAACGATTCCTGCGCGCTGGTTTCTACCTTGATACAGAAACTGCGCCACTAG
- a CDS encoding LysR family transcriptional regulator produces MNIRFVETFIWLARLKNFRTTAEKLNTTQPNISSRITSLEDYLRTKLYVRGTKEFQLTAAGRRLFDYAEQIVDLCNKMKEDVGSADSDKAVLRIGVIELVTLSWFPQFVEAIRSSDFISEVDFITETTISLTDSLRKDEIDIAFAWGPSNEPNITHDYICNYDMRWIGHPKFMSGEDNLDIVDIAKLPVIPTRKGTSGYAMVREYFAGYGLDSLPGSVDRITMNAFSLSTSAHLIRNGLGIMAIPSLIMADDLRNGTVLSLPVKQALPPAYLTACYKIPTVRPMVTRVVEMARTIAKAYGETVNPEHFWI; encoded by the coding sequence ATGAATATTCGTTTTGTGGAAACCTTCATCTGGCTGGCTCGGCTCAAGAACTTTCGCACCACGGCTGAAAAACTGAACACCACGCAGCCCAATATTTCATCCCGCATTACCTCGCTCGAAGACTATCTCCGCACGAAGCTTTATGTACGCGGCACCAAAGAATTTCAGCTCACCGCCGCCGGCCGTCGCCTGTTCGATTATGCCGAACAGATTGTGGATCTATGCAATAAAATGAAGGAGGACGTGGGGTCCGCCGATAGCGACAAGGCGGTGCTGCGCATTGGTGTGATCGAATTGGTGACGCTGTCCTGGTTCCCGCAATTCGTCGAAGCGATCCGCAGCTCAGATTTTATCAGCGAGGTGGATTTCATCACCGAGACCACGATCTCGCTGACGGATTCTCTGCGCAAGGATGAAATCGATATCGCCTTTGCCTGGGGGCCTTCGAATGAGCCCAATATCACTCATGATTATATATGCAATTATGACATGCGCTGGATCGGCCATCCTAAATTTATGTCGGGTGAAGATAATCTCGATATAGTCGATATTGCAAAATTGCCGGTTATTCCAACTCGTAAGGGCACCTCGGGCTATGCCATGGTCCGAGAATATTTCGCTGGTTACGGTCTCGATAGTCTGCCCGGATCCGTCGACCGCATCACCATGAATGCCTTCTCCCTGTCGACCTCGGCCCACCTGATCCGTAATGGGCTTGGGATCATGGCCATTCCATCGCTGATCATGGCCGATGATTTGCGCAACGGCACGGTGCTCAGCCTGCCGGTCAAACAAGCACTGCCGCCGGCCTATCTGACCGCCTGTTATAAAATTCCAACGGTCCGCCCGATGGTCACGCGCGTGGTCGAGATGGCGCGGACCATCGCCAAGGCCTATGGCGAAACGGTCAATCCGGAGCATTTCTGGATCTAA
- a CDS encoding MBL fold metallo-hydrolase, which translates to MHSTAPVSPEILSSLSTNPETVSFYDPTTATVSHLIMDPQSSHAAILDSVLDYDPTSARTGTQSADVLIREVERRGLTIDWLLETHIHADHLSAAPYLQSRLGGRIGIGREILRMQQTLGPLFHPDHGFARDGAAFDHLFENGERFLIGSMPVVALHVPGHTPADLAYLAGQCAYVGDTLLMPDCGTARADFPGGDARQLYRSIRKILSLPAETRLYLCHDYTAPGRPEVQWQTTVAEQRAHNIHMHDGMSEDAFVALRSARDRTLGLPCLILPSVQVNMNGGRLPEAEANGVRYLKIPLNSI; encoded by the coding sequence ATGCACTCCACGGCCCCTGTTTCCCCTGAAATTTTAAGCAGTCTCAGCACCAATCCTGAGACCGTGAGCTTCTATGACCCGACCACCGCCACCGTCAGCCATTTGATTATGGACCCGCAAAGCTCCCATGCCGCGATCCTTGATTCGGTGCTCGATTATGATCCAACATCAGCGCGCACGGGGACGCAATCCGCCGATGTCCTCATCCGCGAGGTGGAGCGTCGGGGCCTGACCATCGACTGGCTGCTGGAAACCCACATCCATGCCGATCATCTGTCTGCCGCCCCCTATCTTCAATCCAGACTGGGTGGCCGGATCGGCATCGGGCGCGAGATCCTTCGGATGCAGCAAACATTGGGGCCGCTGTTTCACCCGGACCATGGCTTCGCCCGGGACGGCGCGGCCTTTGATCATTTATTCGAAAATGGCGAGCGCTTTCTGATCGGTAGCATGCCAGTGGTGGCGCTTCATGTCCCGGGCCATACGCCTGCCGATCTGGCCTATCTGGCCGGGCAATGTGCCTATGTGGGGGATACTTTGCTGATGCCTGATTGTGGGACCGCCCGGGCCGATTTCCCCGGCGGCGATGCCCGGCAGCTCTATCGTTCGATCCGTAAAATTCTGTCTCTGCCAGCTGAGACGCGGCTTTATCTTTGTCATGATTACACAGCGCCCGGGAGGCCGGAGGTGCAATGGCAAACAACCGTGGCCGAACAGCGAGCCCATAACATCCATATGCACGACGGCATGAGTGAAGACGCCTTTGTCGCACTGCGCTCAGCCCGGGACCGGACCTTGGGCCTACCCTGCCTGATCCTGCCGTCGGTTCAGGTGAATATGAACGGCGGACGCCTGCCCGAGGCCGAGGCCAATGGGGTGCGGTATCTTAAAATCCCCCTGAACAGCATCTGA
- a CDS encoding hydantoinase/oxoprolinase family protein: MYRIGFDVGGTFTDFTLLDETTGGVEYFKVPSTPWDPSEAIETGLSRLIEDLSIDPKDISHLGHGTTVATNLVIERKGAVTGLITTKGFRDVLEIGRQTRPHLYNYTIRRPVPLVPRELRLEVSERVLADGSILLPLNEAEVETAARRLAAAGVTAVVICFLHSYRNADHEHRAGEILRRFLPDAYISLSSDVLPEFREFERMSTSVLNAYMGPRMGAYLERLLGRVRDLGITAEVDTVHSNGGLMSVSTVREVPVRTCLSGPAAGVIGAAEIGAVAGFENLVTFDVGGTSTDVSVIVGGRPLFASDRLVADYPVKTPMIDIHVIGAGGGSIAEIDDAGGLKVGPRSAGADPGPVAYAKGGQKPTITDANIVLGRLDQTALLDGRLPVDAGAARAAIQQQIADPLGISLEEAAHGILRIASANMNRAIQSVSTEKGYDVRDFALIAYGGAGPLHATDLASESGIDTIIIPLEPGTLCARGILLSDITMDFVRSELSIATEEAWERTCNTLEEMQAQAAAWLDREGVREQDRDLRLAIDARYDGQNYEVSVPLDVIDRKGLAHFIETFYAKHFQEYGYDVAGRDTEIVNCRIKAVGQIRKCEQIYLPQTEGDSLKGSRSVYFGKDAGWVESKIYRRNHLAVGTVLQGPVIVEEMSSTTIVHPHQTMTVDQTGNLIVTVARP; encoded by the coding sequence ATGTACCGAATTGGCTTTGACGTGGGCGGGACGTTTACAGATTTCACGCTGCTGGACGAGACCACCGGCGGGGTTGAATATTTCAAAGTTCCGTCGACTCCCTGGGATCCGTCAGAAGCGATTGAAACGGGGCTCAGCCGCTTGATTGAAGATTTATCGATTGATCCCAAGGACATCTCGCATCTCGGTCATGGCACGACCGTGGCGACCAATCTGGTGATCGAAAGAAAAGGGGCTGTCACCGGGCTTATCACCACCAAGGGCTTTCGCGATGTGCTGGAAATCGGTCGTCAGACCCGGCCGCATCTATACAATTACACCATTCGCCGTCCGGTTCCCCTGGTCCCGCGTGAGCTGCGGCTTGAAGTCAGCGAGCGGGTGCTGGCCGATGGCTCGATCCTCTTGCCGTTGAATGAAGCTGAGGTTGAAACCGCGGCGCGGCGTCTGGCCGCAGCCGGTGTGACAGCGGTGGTGATTTGTTTCCTCCACAGCTATCGCAATGCTGATCATGAACACCGGGCGGGGGAGATTCTGCGGAGGTTTCTGCCCGACGCCTATATCAGTCTGTCCTCGGATGTTCTGCCGGAATTTCGCGAATTCGAACGCATGTCAACCTCGGTCCTTAATGCCTATATGGGGCCGCGCATGGGGGCTTATCTTGAACGGCTTCTGGGCCGTGTGCGCGATCTCGGGATCACTGCTGAAGTTGATACGGTCCATTCCAACGGCGGTCTGATGTCGGTGTCGACGGTGCGGGAAGTGCCGGTGCGCACCTGTTTGTCAGGGCCCGCCGCCGGGGTCATTGGTGCTGCAGAAATCGGTGCTGTGGCCGGGTTTGAAAATCTCGTGACCTTTGATGTGGGCGGCACCTCCACGGATGTCTCGGTTATTGTCGGCGGCCGGCCGCTGTTTGCGTCGGATCGTCTGGTGGCCGATTATCCGGTGAAAACGCCGATGATTGATATCCATGTGATCGGTGCAGGCGGCGGCAGCATTGCGGAAATTGATGATGCCGGCGGGCTCAAGGTCGGGCCACGCAGTGCGGGCGCTGATCCGGGCCCTGTGGCCTATGCAAAGGGCGGTCAGAAGCCGACTATCACCGACGCCAACATCGTCCTCGGGCGGCTTGATCAAACGGCTTTGCTTGATGGGCGTTTGCCGGTGGATGCCGGGGCCGCACGGGCGGCGATCCAGCAGCAGATCGCCGATCCCCTGGGTATTTCTCTGGAAGAAGCGGCCCATGGTATCCTGCGCATTGCCAGCGCCAATATGAACCGGGCCATTCAATCGGTATCGACGGAAAAAGGCTATGATGTGCGCGACTTTGCGCTGATCGCCTATGGCGGGGCAGGGCCGTTGCACGCCACCGATCTGGCCAGTGAGAGCGGCATTGATACCATCATCATTCCGCTCGAACCCGGCACCCTTTGTGCGCGCGGGATTTTGCTGTCGGACATCACCATGGATTTCGTGCGCAGCGAGCTATCTATCGCCACCGAGGAAGCCTGGGAGCGGACCTGCAACACGCTGGAGGAGATGCAGGCCCAAGCCGCTGCCTGGCTTGATCGCGAAGGCGTCCGGGAGCAGGACCGCGACCTGAGGCTGGCCATTGATGCCCGCTATGATGGCCAGAATTATGAAGTTTCCGTGCCCTTGGATGTCATCGACCGCAAAGGCCTCGCACATTTTATCGAGACCTTTTATGCCAAGCATTTCCAGGAATATGGGTATGACGTTGCCGGCCGCGATACGGAAATCGTCAATTGCCGGATCAAGGCCGTGGGCCAGATCCGAAAATGCGAACAGATCTATCTGCCGCAGACCGAAGGCGACAGCCTGAAGGGCAGCCGTTCAGTTTATTTCGGCAAAGACGCGGGCTGGGTCGAGAGCAAAATTTATCGCCGCAATCATCTGGCCGTCGGGACGGTGCTGCAAGGTCCCGTTATTGTCGAGGAAATGAGTTCGACAACCATCGTGCATCCGCATCAGACCATGACCGTCGATCAGACCGGCAATCTGATCGTGACCGTAGCGCGTCCGTAG